GCACGCCACATGGCTACTACGACAAGGAGCTGATCCGCAGCGATCTGGAGCGCGCAGGTTTTTCGCATGTAGAGATCGAGACGAAAGCCGACCAAAGCCGTGCTCCATCTGCGCACAACGCGGCTGTCGCCTATTGTCAGGGGACGCCGGTTCGCGGCGAAATCGAAGCGAGAGCGCCGGAGGGGCTGACTGCGGCGACCGACGTTGCTGCATCCGCGCTTGAGGCAAAATACGGCAGCGGCGAGATCGCCGCGAAAATCCAGGCGCATATCATCGTGGCGGTTGCGTAAGGGGCTCCCTCACGTCCCGCAAAACGTTCGCAACACCTCTTCGCCCGGTTTCGGCGGCTCCGCATAGGCGGCGAAATTCGGCTGGTCTTCATAGGGACGCGAGGTCACCTCGACCAGCGCTTCGAACAACGAGAAATCGCCATCTTCGACCGCGGCCTTGATCGCCGCTTCGATGCGATGGTTGCGTGGGATGAAGCCCGGGTTGAGCGCGCGCATGGCCTGCGCGCGTTTATCCCGTGTTGCTCCCTCGCGTTCAAGACGCTGCCGCCAATCGCTGACCCACGGAACGATCGCCAAGGGATTACGGAACGTCGCGGCGAATTCTGCCTCGGCCGCATCGTTCCCGGCAAGTGCCGAAAGCCGGCGGAAGGCGAGGGTGAAGTCGGCATCTTCCTCGTTCATGCGCGAAAGCAGGTCCTGCACGAGAGCAAGATCGTCTTCCTCCGATGTGGCAAGGCCGATCTTCCGGCGCATGCCGTCGAGCCAGTGGGTCTGGAAGACGCGGCCGTAGTCGCCAAGAATCTCGTTTGCCGCCTCCACGGCCTTTTCCGTGTCATCGTCGAGGATCGGCAGCATGGCTTCGGCAAGCCGGGCAAGGTTCCACTGGCCGATGCCCGGCTGGTTGGCGTAACCATAGCGGCCGCCCTGGTCGATTGAGGAGAAGACCTTGGCCGGATCGTACGCATCCATGAAGGCGCAGGGGCCGAAGTCGATGGTCTCGCCTGAGATCGTCATGTTGTCGGTGTTCATCACGCCATGGATGAAGCCGACGCCGAGCCAGCGGGCGATCAGCGCCGCCTGCCGCTCGCTGACGGCCTTGAGCAGCGCCACATAGGGCCGCTCTTCCGTCTTCAGCTCCGGATAGTGGCGGTCGATGACGTAATCGGAAAGCACCTTGAGATTGGCATGGTCGCCGCGGGCTGCGAAGAACTGGAAGGTGCCGACGCGTACATGGCTGGCGGCAACGCGGGTAAAGACGGCACCCGGCAGGATATGTTCGCGGTAGACCGGATCGCCGGTGACGACAGCGGCGAGCGCCCGTGTTGCTGGGATGCCGAAGGCGTGCATGGCCTCGCTGACGATATATTCGCGCAGCACCGGCCCGAGCGCTGCCCGCCCGTCGCCGCGGCGGGAGTAAGGCGTCTGGCCCGCGCCCTTGAGCTGGATGTCGCGCCGCGTGCCGGAGCGATCAACGACTTCGCCGATCAGGATTGCGCGACCGTCCCCAAGCAGCGGCACAAACTGGCCGAACTGATGGCCGGCATAGGCCATGGCGACCGGCTCGGCACCGTCAGGAAGGTCGTTGCCGGAAAAGATCGCCGCACCGTCGCGCAGCAGCGACGCGGTGTCGAGGCCCAGTTCGTCGGAAAGCCGGGTATTGAACTTGATCAGCCAGGGTTCAGACACCGGCTTCGGCGCAACCTTGGAGAAGAACGGGTCCGGCAGGCGCGCATAGCTGTTGTCGAACGGAATAGGCGCCGCTGCCGTCTTGCGTTGCATTGCCTCGGTCATATCAGCGCCTCCGTGGTCACCTCGGGGGAAAAGCCCCTGTTCTTCCTAGATAGGGCTCTTCGCGGGCGGGCGAAAGGTCTGGAGGCCGAAGACATCCCGCGCTCGGCGGCATGCGCCGGACGGGCGTCGCACTATTTGCGGTTTGAATGGTGCTCCGCACCGGCCGGCAAAAATTGCCGACCGTGAAAGCATTCCATCGGGTCTTGTGCCTCAGCGGCCGGTTCACCTTTTCTGCGGAGGCGGAAGACATCCCTGTCAGCCCGATTTACTTGCAGGCTTGACGTTCTGGTTCAACCGGAAAAGGTTGTCGGGATCGTACTTGGCCTTGAGGGTGGAGAGCCGCGCGTGGTTGCCGCCATAGGCCTGAGCGACCCTGTCAGTTTCATCTTCGGGCATGAAATTGACATAGACGCCACCGGTGGCATGGGGTGCCGCCGCCGCAAAGAGCGCTCGCGCCCAACTGATGGCGGTTTTTTCGTCGGCAGGGTCGCGCCATCTGGTGTGAACGTTCATGACGTAATTCGCGTCGCGATGCGGATAGGCGGTTGCATCAGGAGAAACGCGACTGCTGGCGCCGCCGAGCTGGCCGATGAAGATCTCACATTCCCCGGTCGGCAAGCGGCCGACATAGTCGATCAGGGTATCGAGCAATCCGTCGCTCAGAGTGGTGAAATTGTGCGATTTCCAATAGTTGAAGGCCCCCGGCGTCAGAAGGGGGTCGAATGCCGTCTGCCAGGCGGAGTAGGGTTGCACACCGATCACGTCGGCGATCGGTTCGCCAAGGGCACGAAGCGGGGCAAGCACCGCCTCGGCTTTGTCCGGTTCACCGGCATAGCAGACGGCGAAGACCAGAATTTCCTGGCCGTGTACCTCCTCTGGCAGAAACGGCAGGGGCGGTGCCTTGCGCAGCACCACCCAGACGGAAAGATCGTCGGGAGCCGCCGCCGCCACGTCGCGGTAGCCGAGAAGAAGCTCGCGAGCGCGGGCAAACGGATGAACAATCAGCCCGGATACCAGATCGGGACCGACCGGGTGCAGCTTGAATTCGAACGACGTCACCACGCCAAAATTTCCACCGCCACCGCGAATGGCCCAGAAAAGGTCCGGGTTCTCCGTGGCGCTTGCCTGAACAAGCTTGCCATCGGCGGTCACCACATCGGCCGACACCAGATTGTCCACGGTGAAGCCGTATTTGCGGCTGAGCCACCCGAAACCACCCCCGAGTGCAAGGCCGGCCACGCCAGTGGTCGAGTTGATGCCGAGCGGGGTGGCAAGGCCGAAAGCTTGTGCTTCCTTGTCGAATTCCGCGAGTGTCGCGCCGGGTTCGACCCTTGCGGTGCGGCCCGTTGCATCGACGCGGACGGAGCGCATCGGTGAAAGATCGATCAGCAGGCCGCCCTCGCAGACGGCATTTCCTGCGATATTATGACCGCCGCCGCGAACAGACACGAGCAGCTTGTTATCGCGAGCAAACCGCACAGCTTCCATCACATCGTTTGCGTCATGGCACCGCACGACGGCCGCCGGGTGCCTGTCGATCATGGCGTTCCAGATCGTCCTGGCCTCGTCGTATCCTGCTTGGCCCGGTAGACACACATTCCCCCGGCAGCGTGTCTGCAACGCCGCCAGAAGGTCGTTTGAAAAGGCGATAGTCTCGCCTTGAAGCCCGGTGAATTGAACATCTGTCATTTCATCCCTCCCTCGCCATGCGATGGATGTGTTGGTTGAAAAGCGTTGCAATCTCGAAAGGCATAGAAACGTTCTGCTTTGTGTGGCGCGTTTCTATAATCGGCCGAGCCCAGTCCCGAACGGGCAAGCAAAATTCCCAGCCATCGCTCGGATCGCGGGTGACGGCATTGATGGAGTTTCGTCCGAAGCGGATCGGCGGGCTAGTGTAGAATCTGTAGCGGTGCCGATGACATCATTCGAGCGGAAGAAACGGGATTGCCGCGTCGTCAACACTCGGCAAGGGAGCTGCGCACCAGCCAGCTGTCGATCGAAGCCGCAATGGCTCGGTCACCTGTCAGCGATATCTTGCCCCGTGATATCTCTGCTTTCAAAGACGACAGCCCGATCCATGCCGAGGTCATGGCCTTGAGATCGGCAGAGACGAAAAGATCGACGTCATGGCCGGGATCAAGAGCGCAGAGGTCGATCGGCATTCCGGGCTTTGATATCAGCCAATAACTCTGCTCGTCCTGCGGCAACTCCGGATAGGTGAACTCGATGACGCTGCGTCTGCGTTGCGGCAGGGCGCGGATATCGATCTTGCGCCGTATGTTCCACATCAATAGCTTCGCATCGAGTTTTTCAAGCGTCACTTCCGCATCGACATTTCGGTGTGCCCATCTGCCAAGCGCGTCAACGATGGGTTCAAGTTCGTCCGCGACCTTTGTCGTCGTGTAGCTGATGTCGCCCGTCGATGAATTTGCCGTGCGCGCAACCAGACCGTTGGCCTCCATCTCGCGGAGGCGTTTTGACATGAGGGTCGGGGACATGCCGGGAACACCGCGGCGAATTTCGTTGAAGTGGGTCGATCCGGACCACATTTCGCAGAGGAGCAGCAGCGTCCAGCGTGGTTCCAGAAGCTCGCACGCCTTTGAGACCGGGCAATATAGGTTGTAGCCGTCACCTGCCATGGGGCCGCCTCCGGAGCCGAAATATGCGGTCGTCCTCTTCGCCCGTCCAGTGTAGAAAGTGTAGTCGTGGCGTTCTGCTCTTTCGTGAAGGGGCCGAGTTTGACCGGGACATATCGTATGTCCGGGGAGTAAGCACCTGTTGGTAATTAAGTCAATTTTAAATTAGATAATTGTTGAATACTGTTGCAGCAGGAGCGCAAATGGATCGTGCGTCGCAACTCTAAAAAGTGCGACGCACGGCGCGGGAATTACATCTTGCCAGCTACCTTGATGGCAAAGGCATATTCGAAGGCGATTTCCTCCAGTCGCTGGAAACGGCCGGACGCGCCGCCGTGGCCGGCGTCCATGTTGGTCTTCATCAGGATCGGTTCGGAACCGGTGGTGTTTTCCCGAAGACGCGCGACCCACTTGGCGGGCTCCCAATAGGTGACGCGCGGGTCAGTCAGGCCGCCGAGCGCCAGGATCGCGGGGTAGGGCTTTTCCGCGACGTTGTCGTAAGGAGAGTAGGCCGCCATGCGCTCGTAGGCTTCCCTGGAGTCAATCGGGTTGCCCCACTCCGGCCATTCCGGCGGGGTGAGCGGCAGGCTGTCGTCCAGCATGGTGTTCAACACGTCGACGAACGGAACGGCGGCGATGATGCCCTTGAATTTTTCAGGCGCCATGTTGGCGATCGCCCCCATCAGCATGCCGCCGGCCGAGCCGCCTTCTGCGACGATGTTCGCGTAGGACGTGAACTTCTGTTGATTCAGATAGTCCGCCGCGGCGATGAAGTCCTTGAAGGTATTGGTCTTCTTTTCCATCCTGCCGTCTTCGTACCACGCAAATCCCTTGTCCTTGCCGCCACGGATATGGGCGATGGCATAGACGAAGCCGCGATCGGCGAGCGACAGGCAGTTGGTGTTGAACGAGGCCGGGATCGAGATACCGTAGGCGCCGTAGCCATAGAGCAGGGAGGGTGCGGAGCCGTCGAGCGGGGTGTCCTTGCGATAGAGCAGGGTGACCGGAACCTCGGCCCCATCCCAGCCAGGGGCCATGACGCGGCGGGTGACGTAGTCGTCCGGATTGTGGCCGGAGGGCACTTCCTGGGTTTTCAGCAGCGTGCGCTCGCGGGTCACCATGTTGTAGTCGAAGAGCTGCGAGGGCGTCGTCATCGAGGAATAGGAGAAGCGAATGACGTCGGTGTCGTATTCGGCCGCTCCCGAGAGGCCCAGCGAATAGGCCTCCTCGGCAAAGGCGATGGCGTGATCCTCGCCGGTGGCGCGGTCGCGGATCTTGATCTGCGGCAGGCCGTTTTCGCGCTCCAGCCAGACGAGATGGCGGGTAAAGGCCATGTGGCTGATGATCAGGCGGCCCGGCGTATGCGGAACGACGTCCTTCCAGTTGTGACGGTCCGGCGCATTCACCGGGGCTTCCATGATCTTGAAATCCTTGGCGCCATCGGCATTGGTCAGGATGTAGAAGACGCTGCCGCCCTCGGTCATCGAATATTCCAGCCCGGTCTCGCGCGGGGCGACGATCTGCGGTTTTGCCGTGAGATCGGACGTCGGGATCAGGCGATATTCGCTGGTCTCGTGGTCGTGAATGTCGATGTAGATGAAATCGTCCAGCATCGAGCCGCCGACGCCCATGAAGAAGCCCGGATCCTCTTCCTCATAGACCAGCCGGTCTGAGGATTGCGGCGTGCCGATGATGTGATGAAAAATCTTCGACGGGCGATGGTTGTCGTCGAGCACGGTGTAGAAGAAGCTCTTGCCGTCCGGCGCCCAGGTGCCGTCGCCACCGGTGTTCTCGATGATATCGGACAGATCTTCGCCGGTGGCGAGATCACGGATGCGCAGCGTGTAATATTCCGAGCCCTTGTCGTCATAACCCCAGATACCGCGACTGTGATCGGTCGAGTGATCGATGCCGGCGAGGCGGAAATAGGCCTTGCCATCCGCTTCCTTGTCTCCGTCGAGCAGCAACGTGCGCTCGCCACCGTCGCGCGGCGTACGAAAATAGCGCGGCTGCTCGCCGCCGGTCACGAAAAACGTGCCATAGGCAAAGGGGCCGTCCTTCACCGGCACGGACGAGTCGTCTTCCTTGATGCGACCCTTCATCTCGGCAAACAGCGTCTTCTGCAGCGCCTCGGTATCGGCCATGGCCGCCTTCATATAGGCGTTCTCCGCTTCAAGGTGGGTGCGGATATCCGGGTTCAGGATCGACGCATCCTTGAACATCGCCTGCCAGTTGTCGTCGCGCAGCCAGGCGTAATCGTCGGTGCGGGTGATGCCGTGGCGGGTATCGGTGATCGGCTTCTTCGGGGCGACGGGAGCGGCGGGAAGGTTCTTGAAGATGGACAAGGATGTCTCCGGCAATGCGAGAAGTGAGGACATCGGAGATAGAGGTGGGGAGAGGCGGGTTCAAGGGAAAAGAGGGGGAGGCGAACTATTCGGCCTCTTATCCGTTCCATGGTATTGAATGTCATTGGGGGCAAATATCGGGTGTGACAGATAAACGAAAACGGAGGAGACCGACATGAGCGTTTCAACCTGCCTGTGGTATGTCGATGAAGCCGAGAAGGCTGCGAATTTCTATGTTTCGCTGATCCCCAATTCCAAGGTCGGGCGCATCACGCGCTATCCCAGCGACAACCGGGAGGCTTCGGTCGGCGGCGTGCTGACGGTTGAGTTCAAGCTCAACGGCCAGGCCTTCTTCGGGCTGAACGGCGGCGAGCCGGCGCAATATACACATGCCATGTCGGTTTCCGTCGTCTGTGAGGACCAGGCGGAGGTGGACCGGATCTGGGATGCGCTGCTTGATGGCGGCGAGGCGGTGCAGTGTGGCTGGATCAAGGATCGCTGGGGCGTCAACTGGCAGATCATACCGAAGGTGCTGAACGAAGCGATCGGCAGCAGCGATCGCGCCGCTGCCCAGCGGGCTTTCCAGGCGATGATGACCATGGTCAAGATCGATGCAGCGGCTATCGAAAAGGCGCTTCGTGGAGAATGACCGAGCTTCAGCGCGGCTATGCTCCGCGCCAACGACCCTGCAGCGATGAGACGGCATGAGTGATGAAGGCCCGGATATTGCGGGTCTCGGTCTGACGGTCGCTATAGCAGGCTTGGAAATCGAAGGGGCAGAGCCAGTTGTCACGCCGGGCTCGCCTCGATCCGTGTTACGAAAGAGCGGGGGATGCCACCCGCTTCAGCCAAACCCTCAAGCCTCCAGCTTCAACCCGATCCCCCAGGGATCGACCAGTGAATACCCTTCACCCGAGCGAGTCACCGGAATTTCCAGCTTCTCCAGCGCTGCCAATGCCGACTGCAGCTTCACCGGATCGTTGAACCGGATCGTGTAATCCGACAATCCCGTCATGTTGGCCTGACGCTTCGGGGCGCCGCGGGAGTTCCAGATGTTGGCGCCGATATGGTGATGATATTTGCCCGAGGAGAAGAAGCTTGCGCCGGGATAGGTCGCCATCAGGTCGAGGCCTAAGACGTCACGGAAGAAGCTGTTGGCTTCCGGTATGTTGGAGACCTGCAGGTGGATGTGGCCGATGGCTGTCCCGTCGGCCATGCCATCCCATTTGTCCTTCGGCGCCTCGTCGTAGATCGCCTGCAGGTCGAGCGGCAGCGTCGCCATCTTGACCATGCCGTCCTGCAGATACTCCCATTCCGCGCGCGGTCGGTCGCGGTAGACCTCGATGCCGTTGCCCTCGGGGTCGCCGAGATAGATGGCCTCACTCACCAGATGGTCGGAAGCGCCCTGCAACGGCACATTGTTGTGGGCGATATGGGCAAGCCAGCGGCCAAGCTCCGTGCGATCCGGCATCAGGAAGGCGGTGTGAAAGAGGCCGGGTGCATTGCGCGGGGCAATGGCGGCGTCGCCTTCGGTGGTCAACGTCAACAGCGGATGGCCGTCGACGCCCAGCACTTCACCGGATGCCGTCTTCTCGACCGGCTTCAGGCCCATGATCTGCTGATACCACGAAGAAATCATCGGCAGGTCGCGCACGATCAGATGCGAATGATCGACAAAGGCGGGCATTTGGATCGCATGGGTGGGTGCGGGGGTCGGCTCGGTCATGGCTGTGCTTTCTGCGCTTGCATTCGTCGTGATACCTGTTGCTGCGATGGCCGCGGCGGAGGCCTTCAGGAAATCGCGTCTGTCGAGATCTGTCATCGGCTTGTCCCTCTGTCGGTTCGAATATGGCCTTACGGCCAGATCGGCGAAAGCCGCGATATTGGAGATTGATTGTTCTCTCTTTGAAGACGATGGTTCACGATCATAACCGCTTGTTCCGGTTGCAAAGAGGGTCCTATAGTTGGGTTGACCTGCATCAATGCAGGCAGGCAACTTCCCGCCTAGAAGGGAAGGGCGAGGGCGTCGTCGTCCCCGCCTGTCGGGACTTGGTATAAACTGCGGCAAGCAAAGGAGAGTTTGATGTATTCCAAGATCGTCGTGCCGATTGCCATGGACCAGCTGGAACACGGAGAAGCCGTTATCGAGCGCGCAAAATCACTGCTCGATACGGGCGGCGAAATCATTCTTCTGAATGTGGTGGAAGATCTGAACGCATATGCGCAAGGCTATATGATTGTCGATTTTCCGCTGGAGGTAATCGACGCCTCGCGCGAGCACGCCCAGAAGACGCTGAACGAGCTGAAGGAAAAGCATGGCGTGACCGGCCGCACCGAAATCCGCATCGGCGGCGCTGCCGGGGTGATCAACGCTTTCGCAGAAGATGAGGAAGCCGATCTGGTGATCATCGCCTCGCACCGGCCGGGCATGATCGATTATTTCATCGGTTCGACGGCGAGCCGCGTGGCCAGCCATTGCAAATGCGCCGTGTTGATCGATCGGTAATAGCGTGGTGGAGTTGGTCGCGACCTCGCCACTTCCTCCGCCAGATCTGCCGACATCTGCCGTTCAGGGGATTCGGTCAGCTTCTGTGCCCGGGTAGGCTGTGACCTCGCAACCGTCTTGGCCTGAAACCAAGCACAAGAAAGGGCCAGGATCGGCCGTCAGCAGGCCGATCCTGGCCACCCGACAGCGTGCGAGGTCTCACTCCCGGCAGGGTGAGGCCTCGTCCTTTCCGAATGATGAGGTTGTGATCGCTAGCAGCGCGCCTCATAGCGGCGTCCATTGCGATCACGATAGACGCAATAGCCAGCGTGCTCCCTGGAGTGGCCGATCAGGCTGCCTACCACGCCGCCGGCCACAGCGCCGATAGCCGCCCCGCCCCAGCTATTGCTGGCAATGCCGCCAATGATCGCGCCCGAGCCTGCCCCGATCGCGGCGCCTCGCTCCGTCTGTGTGCAGGCTGTGAGGGTCGTAATCATTGCAATCAAAACAACAAGCTTTCTCATGATCTGATCCCTTTGCATTCACGTGATGACGGTGCAGCATCTACGCAATGCGCGCGATTGTCGAGAGTGCAGGGGGACGTGATGCGGCAATCGCCGCAGCCCCCTCAATCCAGCCGCACCCCATAAATCTTGTCGATCGCCTCCTGCGTTCGGGGACCGAAACCGCCATCGATCGGTCCGCTATAGATCAATTGATCGCGCAGGCGTCGCTGCAATGCCTTGCGGAAGCCGAGTGACCAGTTGCCGCTGTTGTCGCGCATCTGGTCGCGGCTGAAGCTGGTCCCGGCGCGCAGCGCCTTTTCCATCCACTCGGCCGCCTCGACGGCATCAGGGTCGATGCCAAGGCCCTTGTCGTAGAAATTGGCGATGTTGTTGAAGGCGATGGAATCGCCGCCAGCGGCTGCGCGGCGATAATAGGCGATTGCTTGGGCGTAATCCTGTTTTTCGCCTTCGCCGGTCTCATAGGCAAAGCCGATATTGGTGAGCGCCGTTGCGCTGCCGGCGTCCACCGCGCGGCGATAGAGCGCCATGCCTTTGGCGACATCCTTCTCCACGCCGAGGCCCGAATAATACATGTAGCCGAGACCGTTGATCGCATCGGCATTGTCGTTTTTCTCCGCTGTCTCGTACCATTTCAGCGCGCCGGGCAGGTCGGCGGGGCCGCCGATGCCGTTCAGCATGAAATTTGCGATATTGGCCATGCCGACGATGTTGCCGGCTTCGGCTGCCCGCAGATACCAGCGCCGCGCTTCGGGGATATCGCGCGGTACCTGATTGCTGGTTTCGAGCAGGAAGCCGGCATCGTTCATGGCGCGGGCATTGCCGCTATCTGCCGCCCGGCGATACCATTCCAGCGCCGCCGTATCGTCCTCGGCCAAACCACGGCCGGAATCGTAGAAATAGGCGACGTTGAACATGGCCCAGGCGTTGTTGCGGCTGGCGGCCTCCTGATACCAGTGGAAGGCTTGTTTCTCGTCCTGATCGACACCTTCGCCGGTATCATAGGCATAGGCGACGGCCGCAAAGGCGGCCGGGTAGCCGCGATCGGCAGCCTTGCGATAGAGGGCGAGCGCACCGGCATAATCTTTCATCTTCTCCTTGGCGCGGCCGTATTGATAGGTGAAGCGCAGGGTGTTGGACTTCAGCCTGTGGGACTGCTCGCAGGCGGCAAGGGCCGCGGGGCCATCGAGATTGACGAATTCGACCGGATCGATCGCAACCACGCGGTCGTGATCCAGCGGATCGGCCGCCAGCGCGTCACAGGGGTCGGCGCCGACCCGCACGATGCGCGGCGTCAGCGGCTTGATCTTGCTGATCGAGCTTTGATCGCGCCTGTTTGCCGGGGGCGGCGCCGAAACGGCCGGAGCGCTGTGGGCGCCGGGATCCGACTGGGCTGCGACCGGGCTAATCTGCAGCGCAATGCCCGCGACAAGTCCCATCAGCATGCTTCCCTGTTTCGTCGACTGCTTTCCCGCGTCAGCTTTCATGATGTTCCGTGCCCGGCCCGCCATACTCTTGTTGTACCATTGTGTTGAAAAGCAGCGACCGTGCAAGTCACCGGGGAAACAGCCGGCTGCGTGTCGGGCATCCGCAACCGTTTCGTCATGTTTCAATTCTTGATGCGCTGCGACATCGATGGTGCTGTTTCGGTAACCTTCTCTGTGGCAAATTGAGCAGTGAAACAGTCCCGGGATATATTCCCGGGGGAAGGATGATGGGGGCCGATGTGCAGATACCGGGCGTGAAATGGAACTACGACAAGTCGGAGCTGATTGCCGACGGCGTCGTCCATGGCGTCGGTCTGGTTTTTGCGCTGATCGGCGTTACCGCGTTGATCTTCTATGCGACCGTCTGGGCTTCGGCCGGACAGCTTGCCGCTGCCTGGATTTATGGGGCAGGGCTGGTGGCGACGCTGTCCATCTCCTTCATGTACAATCTCTGGCCGGTGACGAACACCAAGTTCTGGCTGCGTCGCTTCGATCATTCCTCGATCTTCATCCTGATCGCTGCGACCTATACGCCCTTCCTGCAACGCGGCTGGGCAGATCCCTTCCTGTTCGGCATGCTGATCTTCATCTGGTCGATCGCGGCGGCCGGTGTTTTCATCAAATGCGTCTATCCGGGACGGTTCGATCGGTTGGCGATCCTGCTCTATCTCGCCATGGGCTGGAGCGGGGTTTTTGCAGCGGAACCTCTGCTGACGCAACTGAGCGTCACCACCATGACGTTGATCCTTATCGGCGGCATCATCTATTCGCTCGGCGTGATCTTCCATGTCTGGGAAAAGCTGCGGTATCAAAATGCGATCTGGCACGGCTTCGTCGTCACCGCTGCTGCCGTTCACTACGGCGCGGTCGTTACCTGCATCAGCAGCGGTGCCATCTGAAATACGCTTTCTTGGGAAAGCCGCCGGTTTTCCTTGAACTCCCGGTCACCCTATCCTATCCCCTAGTGAACACATGTGGTCTTCTTCGCAGACCGCATTGATGAATACGTTGCGGACCGTATCCACGAGGAGGGTGCGTCCACAGCCGGGGAGAGGAAAACTTCGGACGCATGCACGCCGAGCGCCTGACCTTGTTTGTTCTGTTGTCGCCGTTCCTGGCGGCGG
This genomic stretch from Pararhizobium capsulatum DSM 1112 harbors:
- a CDS encoding protein adenylyltransferase SelO, which gives rise to MTEAMQRKTAAAPIPFDNSYARLPDPFFSKVAPKPVSEPWLIKFNTRLSDELGLDTASLLRDGAAIFSGNDLPDGAEPVAMAYAGHQFGQFVPLLGDGRAILIGEVVDRSGTRRDIQLKGAGQTPYSRRGDGRAALGPVLREYIVSEAMHAFGIPATRALAAVVTGDPVYREHILPGAVFTRVAASHVRVGTFQFFAARGDHANLKVLSDYVIDRHYPELKTEERPYVALLKAVSERQAALIARWLGVGFIHGVMNTDNMTISGETIDFGPCAFMDAYDPAKVFSSIDQGGRYGYANQPGIGQWNLARLAEAMLPILDDDTEKAVEAANEILGDYGRVFQTHWLDGMRRKIGLATSEEDDLALVQDLLSRMNEEDADFTLAFRRLSALAGNDAAEAEFAATFRNPLAIVPWVSDWRQRLEREGATRDKRAQAMRALNPGFIPRNHRIEAAIKAAVEDGDFSLFEALVEVTSRPYEDQPNFAAYAEPPKPGEEVLRTFCGT
- a CDS encoding FAD-binding oxidoreductase, translating into MTDVQFTGLQGETIAFSNDLLAALQTRCRGNVCLPGQAGYDEARTIWNAMIDRHPAAVVRCHDANDVMEAVRFARDNKLLVSVRGGGHNIAGNAVCEGGLLIDLSPMRSVRVDATGRTARVEPGATLAEFDKEAQAFGLATPLGINSTTGVAGLALGGGFGWLSRKYGFTVDNLVSADVVTADGKLVQASATENPDLFWAIRGGGGNFGVVTSFEFKLHPVGPDLVSGLIVHPFARARELLLGYRDVAAAAPDDLSVWVVLRKAPPLPFLPEEVHGQEILVFAVCYAGEPDKAEAVLAPLRALGEPIADVIGVQPYSAWQTAFDPLLTPGAFNYWKSHNFTTLSDGLLDTLIDYVGRLPTGECEIFIGQLGGASSRVSPDATAYPHRDANYVMNVHTRWRDPADEKTAISWARALFAAAAPHATGGVYVNFMPEDETDRVAQAYGGNHARLSTLKAKYDPDNLFRLNQNVKPASKSG
- a CDS encoding winged helix-turn-helix transcriptional regulator → MAGDGYNLYCPVSKACELLEPRWTLLLLCEMWSGSTHFNEIRRGVPGMSPTLMSKRLREMEANGLVARTANSSTGDISYTTTKVADELEPIVDALGRWAHRNVDAEVTLEKLDAKLLMWNIRRKIDIRALPQRRRSVIEFTYPELPQDEQSYWLISKPGMPIDLCALDPGHDVDLFVSADLKAMTSAWIGLSSLKAEISRGKISLTGDRAIAASIDSWLVRSSLAEC
- a CDS encoding S9 family peptidase, which codes for MSIFKNLPAAPVAPKKPITDTRHGITRTDDYAWLRDDNWQAMFKDASILNPDIRTHLEAENAYMKAAMADTEALQKTLFAEMKGRIKEDDSSVPVKDGPFAYGTFFVTGGEQPRYFRTPRDGGERTLLLDGDKEADGKAYFRLAGIDHSTDHSRGIWGYDDKGSEYYTLRIRDLATGEDLSDIIENTGGDGTWAPDGKSFFYTVLDDNHRPSKIFHHIIGTPQSSDRLVYEEEDPGFFMGVGGSMLDDFIYIDIHDHETSEYRLIPTSDLTAKPQIVAPRETGLEYSMTEGGSVFYILTNADGAKDFKIMEAPVNAPDRHNWKDVVPHTPGRLIISHMAFTRHLVWLERENGLPQIKIRDRATGEDHAIAFAEEAYSLGLSGAAEYDTDVIRFSYSSMTTPSQLFDYNMVTRERTLLKTQEVPSGHNPDDYVTRRVMAPGWDGAEVPVTLLYRKDTPLDGSAPSLLYGYGAYGISIPASFNTNCLSLADRGFVYAIAHIRGGKDKGFAWYEDGRMEKKTNTFKDFIAAADYLNQQKFTSYANIVAEGGSAGGMLMGAIANMAPEKFKGIIAAVPFVDVLNTMLDDSLPLTPPEWPEWGNPIDSREAYERMAAYSPYDNVAEKPYPAILALGGLTDPRVTYWEPAKWVARLRENTTGSEPILMKTNMDAGHGGASGRFQRLEEIAFEYAFAIKVAGKM
- a CDS encoding VOC family protein yields the protein MSVSTCLWYVDEAEKAANFYVSLIPNSKVGRITRYPSDNREASVGGVLTVEFKLNGQAFFGLNGGEPAQYTHAMSVSVVCEDQAEVDRIWDALLDGGEAVQCGWIKDRWGVNWQIIPKVLNEAIGSSDRAAAQRAFQAMMTMVKIDAAAIEKALRGE
- a CDS encoding VOC family protein, which produces MTDLDRRDFLKASAAAIAATGITTNASAESTAMTEPTPAPTHAIQMPAFVDHSHLIVRDLPMISSWYQQIMGLKPVEKTASGEVLGVDGHPLLTLTTEGDAAIAPRNAPGLFHTAFLMPDRTELGRWLAHIAHNNVPLQGASDHLVSEAIYLGDPEGNGIEVYRDRPRAEWEYLQDGMVKMATLPLDLQAIYDEAPKDKWDGMADGTAIGHIHLQVSNIPEANSFFRDVLGLDLMATYPGASFFSSGKYHHHIGANIWNSRGAPKRQANMTGLSDYTIRFNDPVKLQSALAALEKLEIPVTRSGEGYSLVDPWGIGLKLEA
- a CDS encoding universal stress protein, which gives rise to MYSKIVVPIAMDQLEHGEAVIERAKSLLDTGGEIILLNVVEDLNAYAQGYMIVDFPLEVIDASREHAQKTLNELKEKHGVTGRTEIRIGGAAGVINAFAEDEEADLVIIASHRPGMIDYFIGSTASRVASHCKCAVLIDR
- a CDS encoding YMGG-like glycine zipper-containing protein; this encodes MRKLVVLIAMITTLTACTQTERGAAIGAGSGAIIGGIASNSWGGAAIGAVAGGVVGSLIGHSREHAGYCVYRDRNGRRYEARC
- a CDS encoding SEL1-like repeat protein is translated as MKADAGKQSTKQGSMLMGLVAGIALQISPVAAQSDPGAHSAPAVSAPPPANRRDQSSISKIKPLTPRIVRVGADPCDALAADPLDHDRVVAIDPVEFVNLDGPAALAACEQSHRLKSNTLRFTYQYGRAKEKMKDYAGALALYRKAADRGYPAAFAAVAYAYDTGEGVDQDEKQAFHWYQEAASRNNAWAMFNVAYFYDSGRGLAEDDTAALEWYRRAADSGNARAMNDAGFLLETSNQVPRDIPEARRWYLRAAEAGNIVGMANIANFMLNGIGGPADLPGALKWYETAEKNDNADAINGLGYMYYSGLGVEKDVAKGMALYRRAVDAGSATALTNIGFAYETGEGEKQDYAQAIAYYRRAAAGGDSIAFNNIANFYDKGLGIDPDAVEAAEWMEKALRAGTSFSRDQMRDNSGNWSLGFRKALQRRLRDQLIYSGPIDGGFGPRTQEAIDKIYGVRLD